The DNA window GCACGGTGGACAGAATCCAGCTCCTGCCGCTTCTCTTTTTCGACCCCTTGCCTGCAGAGTCTTTGCGTACAACGTTCATGATTGGCCTCACAGCGCGTAGGCTTCGCGCGCGTGCCGGGCATCATAGGGTTGCATTTCAAAAAAGATCAAGTGTATTCGACAGGAAATAGTCCCGCATCTTTGAGGGGCGGGATGACTGCAAAATCACAGTAGCTATCGAGCGGGGACTAAGGTGTCTCTACATTCTTATGCAAGAGGGGAACGGCCCCAGGACCATCCTTGGTCATTGTTACCGGTTCGATATTTCCGTTCTTATCGAAGCGCATGGGATCGATGGCCATCACGCGTTGATTGCGATCTGCGGTGCCAAGCGGATGGCGATGGTAGACGATGTACCAGTTGTCCGTGTTCGGAATGCGAACCACGGAATGATGTCCAGGCCCATTTGCAATCGTTGGATCGGTGGAAAGGATTTTCCCCGCAGGTGTGAAGGGACCAGTGGGGCTTGTGCTCTTTGCGTAGGCAACGCCATAGGTGCTGTTACCCCAGTCGCCCTCGGACCACATGAAGTAATACACACCGTTACGTTTGATCATGAACGGGCCTTCGGTATAGTGCGTGGGCGTGATCTCTTTGTAGAGCGTGCCATCGGACATGGGAATGACATGTGTCAGATCGCTGGATAGTTTTGCTACATTGCAGTGACCCTGGCCGCCGTAATAGAGATAGACCGAGCCATCGTCATCTTGAAAGGCCATCGGATCGATGGGTTGCGCACCGTTCTGGAATGCGCCGATGAGCGGCTTGCCCAGCGCATCCTTGAATGGGCCACCGGGCTTGTTGCTGACAGCAACGCCAATGCCACCGGGGAAGGTATCCGTCTTCTGGATATCGTTCGCTGCGAAGAAGAGGTAGTACTTTCCATTGCGATAGATTGCGGACGGCGCCCACACCGCGTACGCGGCCCACGATACATTCCTCACACTGAGTACCTGCGGATGCTTCGTCCAATGCACCAGGTCTGGCGACGAAAATGCATCCAGCGATGTCTGTGAGAGGTAAGCCTTATGCACGACGTGCTGCTTGCGCAGCTTTGTTTGCTGTGTGTTGAAGCGGCTCTCATCGCTCTGCTCACCGGTGTTGGAAGAAGTTGGGTAGATCCAATACTGGTGATCGAAGACGCGAATCTCCGGATCGGCGTAATAGCCTTGTGATGAAAGATTCGCCGTAGCCTGCGCGAAGCAGGGAATGGAAACAAGAACGGCAGAGAGCAATGTGAAAAGGCGCTTCATGTCTGAGCATGAGGCTACTGCAATTGCTGCTTACATGTAATCCACGCCGTACTGCACGGGAATCTGGGTGAACGCAATGCGAGTTGGCGCGCTTTCCTTTGCCGGCAACATGCCTGCGAAATGCAACGTGGTGTGACCGTATTTTAGGTTCAACTTATCCAGTGTGCGGCTTAGCTCATTGCGATTGTCTGGATCGGCGAACAGCGTGGGTTGCTGTTCGTCTTCGTGAATCAGGCGGTTTAATGTAACGCCGATGAAGAAGGGGCGTTGATATTCCGGGCCGGTGGGTTGTTGCTGCCACAGCTTCTGCAACATCTCCAGCAGCGTGAGCGTGTCCTGGCAGGTGGGGAAACGTGCCTCCATGCCCCATCCATCGTGCTTGATGCCGCTCTGGTGATGGCGAACTTTGTTCTTCTGTTCCGCCTGCTCACGATTCAACTGATAACGGATGGTCAGTGCGAGCGAGCCAGCGCACATTTTTTCCATGCGCAGACGCATGGCAGCTTTGTGCAGCAGCTTGTGCGCAATGGCCCATGCACCCTGCGGATTGCGGTGCTCCGGCCCCAGCACATGCGAATGCCCCAGCGACTTCTGCATCTCGTTGGGCAGTGGCGCGCCATCGTCTCCGGTATTGTGTCCACGCAACCAGTGATAGAGGCGGTCCCCCCACACGGAGTTCCACAGGTTGTGCATCCCCTCGCGGTTCAGATCCAGCAACTGCGCCATGGTGGTGATGCCTTTGCGATGAAGCATCTGCTCCGTGCGTGCGCCCACACCGGGAAGATCGCGTAGTTCCAGGTGAACGAGCGCCCGCGGCAGCTGCGACGGCAGCAGACCGATGAGGCCGTCGGGCTTCTGCATATCGCTGGCAATCTTTGCCAAATAACGGTTGGGTGCCATACCAATGGAACAGCGAAGCGTCTTGCCCACGTCGTCGCGGATGGCCTGTTTGATATCGAGAGCGATCTGGCGTGCGCGCGATGGCTCCTGTTCGCGGCCAATCAACTGGCAGGCTACCTCATCAATGGAAGGCACATGCGCGACGGGGCAAATGCGCTCCACTGCGTCATGAATCTTGTGGGAGAACTCGGCGTAACTGGAGTGGTCGCCCTCCACCAGGATGATGTCCGGGCAGATGCGTTTCATGTCCGCGACGCGCGTGCCAGTCTTAATGCCAAGGGCCTTCGCCTCATAGCTGGCCGCAATGGCAACCGTGGTATCGGCAAAGGTGGGAACAACGGCAATCGGACGGTCGCGATACTCCGGATGCAGCTCCTGCTCCACCGAGGCGAAGAAGCTGTTCAGATCCACATGCAGGAATCCGAAGCGGTCCGGAAGATCGCTCAGTTGCGGATTGAGAAATGGATCGGGCAAATCCATAGAACCAGTTTACTGTTTTGTTCGCCTCTTGTTCGCCAAGAAGAAGATTTTGAGCCTTTGCCAACTGCATTTACCGAGGCCAATCTCGGACGAATCTCAGAGCGGATGTTTCTGCGTAGTGAATAAAAAGTGAGAAAAGTAAAAAATCGGCGTTTCTTGGCGTTGACACGGTGGAAAAAGTAGGGCAATCTAACGCAAACAAAGATCAATCAGAGTCTCGCTGCAGGCCGTTTGTCTGTGCCTTTTGGCGAGATTCCCTTTTTGCTGTACATCGCGCGGTGATTTTGACCTTCATCGGCTCCGCGTGTTTCAGGAGGCAGTACAAAATGAAGAAGTTTTTGCTCACCGCACCGCTGGCTATGGTCTGCGTCGCGGCATATGGACAGGCCGTTTCCGTAAACGGCGGTGCCATTCAGGGAACCATCACCGACGCATCGGGCGCAGCCATTTCGAGCGCAAGCGTCACTATCGTTAACGCTGGTACCAGCGCCACCAAGACCATCACCACGGATAAATCAGGCTTTTACAGCGTTGGTCCTCTGAATCCTGGTGACTACACAGTCACTGTGGCGGCTTCGGGTTTTCAGCAGCTGGAAGTGAAGACCGTTATTCGTACGGGTACTGCTACTTCCGGTACCTTCAAGCTCCAGGTTGGCCAGTCATCTGAGACGGTGGAAGTTACCGCTGGCGACATTCAGGTGAACACCGATCAGGCCGGCGTAAGCGACGTGATCACGCGGGAGCAGGTGGAAGCTCTTCCGGTCAACGGCCGTAACTTCCTCGACCTCGCACAGATTGAGCCAGGCGTTCAGCTCCAGAACGGTACCAGCTTCGATCCCACCAAATCCGGCTACACGGGCCTCTCTGTCAACGGTGTCTCTGGCCGTACCACCCGTATCATCCTTGACGGTTCGGACATTACTGACGAGTTCGTGGGAACCACCATCTTCAACGTGTCTTCGGGCGCGGTGAATGAGTTCCAGCTGAATCGTTCCACGCAGGACGTGTCCGGTGAAGTCACCTCGCAGGGCCAAGTGCTGGTTTCCACCCGCTCAGGCACCAACGCGATTCACGGCCAGGGCTTCTACCAGTTTCAGGATCAGCGCGCAGGTTACGCGAACCCGAACTATACCGCTCCGAACACGCCGCCGTACTTCCAGCGTAACCAGTTCGGTGGCAGCGTAGGCGGCCCCATCCTCAAGGACAAGCTGTTCTACTTCGGCAACGCCGAGCGTATTCAGCAGGTCAACGCGGCTCCTTCCAACCTGGGAACCCTCTTCAACTCGTCTAGCATCGCGACGTCTTTTCCGACGATTGCAGCGCCTTATCGCCAAACCTATTCAACGATCCGCCTGGACTATCAGGGCCCCCTTGGCGGCCACTACTTTGCGCGTGGCAACTACAACGTGGATTCGTCGGTAACCGGTACCTACTACTCGGTCTACCAGAACCGCGACAACACCTACGGCCTGGCCTTTGGAGCGGACTTCTCGCATGGTCGTCTGACCCACTCGTTCCGCGGCGGTTATGAGAAGTTCCATAACCTGATCGTGGACGCGACCGGAAGCAGCGTATATAACCCGCTCGGCGGTAAGGTCGCACTGACCTACACCGGCCAGATCGCATTTGGTCCCAATGCCAATGCACCTCAGGCGACCTACCAGTCCGACAAGCAGATGCGTTATGACGGCAGCTGGACTGTTGGTGCGCACAACATCCGCTTTGGTGGTGCGCTGAACCGTGTTCAGGCTGGTGCATATGCCGCGTTCTACAAGCTCGCTCCGCGTGTCACACTGACCGCGAACGCCCTGCTTGGTGGTACCGTAACGTCGAACAACCCGCTGGGTGAAGGCTGCAACGGTGCTGTCACCACTACGACCTGCGCAAGTGATCCGGTCAACGGTTATAACCTCGTCGGTGGTTTCACCTTCTCCAACGGCTACGGTTATTCCACAGAACTTCCGGGATTCAATGCCCCGTATGGTGGTTCTGCTTCTTGGCGCGGTTCGGGCTACGTTTCGGATAGCTGGAAGGTTACCCCGAGTTTGAGCCTGGTTGCAGGTTTGCGTTACT is part of the Terriglobus sp. RCC_193 genome and encodes:
- a CDS encoding DNA polymerase — encoded protein: MDLPDPFLNPQLSDLPDRFGFLHVDLNSFFASVEQELHPEYRDRPIAVVPTFADTTVAIAASYEAKALGIKTGTRVADMKRICPDIILVEGDHSSYAEFSHKIHDAVERICPVAHVPSIDEVACQLIGREQEPSRARQIALDIKQAIRDDVGKTLRCSIGMAPNRYLAKIASDMQKPDGLIGLLPSQLPRALVHLELRDLPGVGARTEQMLHRKGITTMAQLLDLNREGMHNLWNSVWGDRLYHWLRGHNTGDDGAPLPNEMQKSLGHSHVLGPEHRNPQGAWAIAHKLLHKAAMRLRMEKMCAGSLALTIRYQLNREQAEQKNKVRHHQSGIKHDGWGMEARFPTCQDTLTLLEMLQKLWQQQPTGPEYQRPFFIGVTLNRLIHEDEQQPTLFADPDNRNELSRTLDKLNLKYGHTTLHFAGMLPAKESAPTRIAFTQIPVQYGVDYM
- a CDS encoding glycoside hydrolase family 43 protein, whose amino-acid sequence is MKRLFTLLSAVLVSIPCFAQATANLSSQGYYADPEIRVFDHQYWIYPTSSNTGEQSDESRFNTQQTKLRKQHVVHKAYLSQTSLDAFSSPDLVHWTKHPQVLSVRNVSWAAYAVWAPSAIYRNGKYYLFFAANDIQKTDTFPGGIGVAVSNKPGGPFKDALGKPLIGAFQNGAQPIDPMAFQDDDGSVYLYYGGQGHCNVAKLSSDLTHVIPMSDGTLYKEITPTHYTEGPFMIKRNGVYYFMWSEGDWGNSTYGVAYAKSTSPTGPFTPAGKILSTDPTIANGPGHHSVVRIPNTDNWYIVYHRHPLGTADRNQRVMAIDPMRFDKNGNIEPVTMTKDGPGAVPLLHKNVETP